One Mercenaria mercenaria strain notata chromosome 12, MADL_Memer_1, whole genome shotgun sequence DNA segment encodes these proteins:
- the LOC123534136 gene encoding potassium channel subfamily K member 18-like, with amino-acid sequence MGASEQIESKMLTNSPSRTRSICCCCCRREPRDVHEDRNGIRLALYSETLPSSETEQNIPKIKTFQQDLTGKEKSDTPARRQKCAKKCVKCCKKFTTFLFSNIGLCSAVVAYSILGGFIFQNLEAPNEILKRHQVTSERKSFAKDLWELVDDEIVFFEDNFTQAAEMILIKYQKVVLDAKKNGWDGAEGDDDAPPQWSYAGSLLYAVTVITTIGYGHIAPKTFNGQLVTIFYALFGIPLTLLCLANMGSFLGNCFRLLYKHLCRLLTWMCCPPEDSFTKSKSMSLSNSKNKITQETDPLQGKIDDPGGVHTLQVVPAKIGKQKKSGKRSQSRSRSTSPSRSEINIVVEDFDKPKTKETIKTEDIRVPVFVSLMIIALYVLGGALMFSMWEDWNYLEGSYFCFITLSTIGFGDYVPGSISGADSADNKERLIICCAYLMFGLSILAMCFNLMQEDVRAKFLWLAVKIGLIDVR; translated from the exons ATGGGTGCTTCCGAgcagatagaatcaaaaatgttaacaaatagTCCGTCACGAACAAGAtctatttgctgttgttgttgccgGCGTGAACCACGTGACGTGCACGAAGACAGAAACGGTATACGTTTGGCACTGTATTCAGAAACGTTGCCGTCAAGTGAAACTGAGCAAAATATtcctaaaataaaaacattccaGCAGGATCTTACAGGCAAGGAAAAAAGTGATACTCCGGCCCGAAGACAGAAATGTGCAAAGAAGTgtgtaaaatgttgcaaaaaattCACAACATTTTTATTCTCTAACATAGGCTTGTGTTCCGCTGTAGTAGCATACTCAATACTAGGtggttttatatttcaaaacttagAAGCTCCTAACGAAATACTAAAGAGACACCAAGTAACAAGTGAAAGAAAATCTTTTGCAAAAGACCTTTGGGAACTCGTTGAtgacgaaattgtattttttgaaGATAATTTTACACAAGCTGCTgaaatgattttaatcaaatatcaaaagGTTGTTTTAGATGCGAAGAAGAACGGTTGGGACGGTGCCGAGGGTGATGACGACGCACCTCCACAATGGTCTTACGCCGGTTCTCTTCTGTATGCCGTTACCGTGATAACAACAATAg GTTACGGACACATAGCTCCGAAAACTTTCAACGGACAACTCGTGACAATATTCTACGCGCTCTTCGGAATACCTCTGACACTCCTCTGTTTAGCCAACATGGGTTCTTTCCTTGGAAACTGCTTCCGACTTCTCTATAAGCATTTGTGTCGCTTATTAACATGGATGTGCTGTCCGCCAGAGGACagctttacaaaaagtaaaagtaTGTCTTTATCAAACTCTAAAAACAAGATAACTCAAGAGACCGATCCGTTACAAGGCAAAATTGACGATCCGGGAGGAGTACATACACTACAAGTTGTCCCTGCAAAAATTGGCAAACAGAAAAAGTCCGGTAAACGAAGTCAATCGAGAAGCCGTAGCACTAGTCCTTCTAGAAGTGAGATaaatattgttgttgaagattttGACAAACCAAAGACCAAAGAAACGATCAAAACAGAAGACATCCGAGTACCAGTATTTGTTAGCCTGATGATCATTGCTCTATACGTCTTAGGTGGGGCTTTAATGTTTTCAATGTGGGAAGACTGGAACTATCTAGAGGgctcttatttttgttttataacattaagtaCAATTGGGTTTGGTGATTATGTTCCGGGGTCAATTAGTGGCGCGGACTCAGCAGATAATAAAGAACGATTGATCATTTGCTGCGCTTATCTTATGTTTGGCTTGTCTATATTGGCAATGTGTTTTAATCTTATGCAAGAGGATGTGAGAGCAAAGTTTCTGTGGTTAGCGGTTAAAATCGGTTTAATTGACGTTCGATGA